TTCCAGGCGTAGCCCGCTTTTGGGCTGGGGCTTGGCCCGGGAGAGGATCTCGTGAATTTCTTTTTCCGCGGGAAGCCCTTCGTAAAACGAGGTGTCCGGCGCCTGGACCCACCCGTGAAACAGCTCGATGGCCACGGGCGGCTTGTCGTAATGGCCGTGGAAATCGGCGTGGATGAACTCCACGTCCCCCATTTTGATCATGGCCGTCCCGTGGGCGGGCAGCGAGTTGACCAGGGCCACCAGGCGGGCGACCGTGTCGGCTTTTCGGATGACCGCCACTTTCTTCTTCTCGGGGAAATCCCGGGAATCCGTCAGTTTCTCATAGCGGGTCACGACGACGGACCGAACGTCCTTCCCGAGATGGAACCCCTTCGCAGCTTTCTTTTCCTTGGCCATCAGCGAGGCGCCGCCCAGGAGCGCCGCGGCGAGCAGAACGAAACGTTCAACCCGTCGGCGTTGGGGCGGCACGTTACCCCTTTTACGCCAAAATTTCGGTGACGACGCCGGCGCCCACGGTGTGGCCGCCTTCGCGGATCGCGAACCGCACGTTCTTCTCCAGCGCCACCGGCACCATCAACTCCACTTCCACTTCCACGTTGTCCCCCGGCATCACCATCTCCACCCCGGGCTTCAACTTCAAACTCCCCGTCACGTCCGTCGTCCGCACGTAGAACTGCGGCCGTGCACCGTTGAAGAACGGCGTGTGCCGCCCGCCTTCTTCCTTCGTCAAAATATAAACCTGCCCCTTGAACTTCTTGTGCGGCTGGATCGACCCCGGCGCGCAAATCACCTGCCCGCGCTCGATCTGGTCCTTTTCAATCCCCCGCAACAGCACGCCCACGTTGTCCCCGGCCTGCGCCTCGTCCATCACCTTCCGGAACATTTCGATCCCCGTCACGACCGTCTTCTTCGTGTCCTGGATCCCAACGATCTCCACGTTGTCGCCCACTTTCATGCGACCCCGCTCGATCCGTCCCGTCGCCACCGTTCCGCGCCCCGTGATCGTAAACACGTCTTCCACCGACATCAGGCACGGCTTGTCCAGTTCCCGTTTCGGGTCCGGAATCGCGCTGTCCAGGGCTTCCATCAGCTTCAGGATCGACTTCTCGCCGATCTCGCTCTGGTCCCCCTGCATCGCCTTCATGCTGCTGCCGCGAATCACGGGCACTTTGTCCCCGGGAAATTCGTATTTCTTCAACAAGTCCCGGACTTCGATCTCCACCAAGTCCAACAGTTCCGGGTCGTCCACCAAATCCACTTTGTTCAAGAACACCACCAGGTTCGGCACGTTCACCTGGCGCGCCAACAGCACGTGTTCCCGCGTTTGCGGCATCGGCCCGTCCGCCGCCGACACCACCAAAATCGCTCCGTCCATCTGCGCCGCGCCCGTGATCATGTTCTTGATGTAGTCCGCGTGGCCCGGGCAGTCGATGTGCGCGTAGTGCCGCTTGTCCGACTCGCTCCACGTGCGACACCGCGATCGTCACGATCTTTGAATCGTCCGCACCGTGCCGCCCTTGGCGATGTCTTGGTACGACTTGATCTGCGCTTTGCCCTGCTTCGACAACACCTGGAGAATCGACGCCGTCAAGGTCGTTTTCCCGTGGTCCACGTGTCCGATCGTCCCCACGTTCACGTGCGGTTTCGTGCGCTCAAATTTGGGTTTCGCCATGGTGTGAGATCTCCTTGTGTGCGTTTGATGAATTTGGTTAAAAAAAATCAGCTGGGAATCGGGATTGAACCGACGACCTCACCCTTACCAAGGGTGTGCTCTACCAACTGAGCTATCCCAGCAAAAGCCATTGGATCATGGGAAAAAAAACAGCGCGGGCGTCCGCGCTGATTCGGTTTTGCCCACCGACTGATGCGAATAGGCGAGAAATTACCATTTCTTCAATTCAATTTCAAGGGAAGAGGGGGGTCCCACAGTCCGGGGCGGCCGAAAAAGCAGTTTTTAACTAATAGACCGTCCAGGCCACGTTTTTGGAATCCGTGTGGGTGCAGGAAATTCGAACCTCCACCAAAACACCGCCGTTGACTTCCTCGGCCCAGGGAGTGCTGTTCCCGGTCCATTTGTTGTCCTGAGGCACCGCGGCGGTGCTGTAACTACCGGAGGAGCGTCCGTGGGAATCAATATGCTTTAAGTCGGCGGAGGGAATGCGATCGAGGTATTTGGGAACCAAGAAATCTTCCAACCAGGCGAAATTTTGCGGCATGACGGCGTTGTCGGCGTAGTAAATGGAAATGGCGCTTCGAATTCCCCCAAGGGAACCCCGGTCCTGGGCCTCCCGGGCTTTGATCACCAAATTGGCGAATTTGGGCAAAGCGATGGCCGCCAGCAGCCCGATGATGGCCACAACGAGCATGAGTTCGATCGGGTAACCCGGGGGGCTTGCGCAGGCGGGGGGGGGCGGGAGGGGGGGGGGGCCGCCGGCCGGGTGGCGCGGCGTGGCCCCAGCAGGTCAAGGTAAACCCTCGCCCACAACAGGACGATCCCCTCATACTTTAAGCATAGGTTCGAATAAAAAAAATGCAACACATGACCGCGACCGTAATGGCCGGAGACTCCCGACGGAAAAAAAGGGCCCTTAAATCAGTGATCCGCGCCCCAGGTCTTTTGCAGAAAGCCCGCCCGGCCGGAGCCGGCCCGGTAGGCCTTGTACCGCCAGGGGTCCTTCTTGTAATAGTCCTGGTGGTATTCCTCCGCCGCGTAAAAGGTTTCGGCGGGGTCAATCCGCGTGGCGATCGGCGAGTCGAACTTTTTGGACTTGACCAGCTTATCCTTGGAAACCGCGGCCAGCTTTTTCTGGGTTTCGTCGTGGTAAAAGATGGCGGTGCGGTATTGGCTGCCCTTGTCGGCGAACTGCCCGTCAAAGTCCGTGGGGTCGATGTTCACCCAAAAGACGTCCAACAGTTCCTGGTAGGAAATTTCCGAGGGGCGGTAAGTCACCTGCACGGCCTCGGCGTGGCCGGTGGTCCCGGTACAGACGTCGTCGTAGGTCGGGTTGGCCTTCTTGCCGCCGGTGTAGCCCACCACCACCTTTTCCACGCCCTTCAGTTTTTCGAAGGGGGGTTGCATGCACCAAAAGCACCCGCCGGCAAAGGTCGCCAGGGCGGTTTCCGTCTTAGTGGCCGGGTTCGCCGTCATCTTTTCGCCTCCGTAAATGGCGGGGACCGCCAAAACCGCCGCCGCGGCCAACAGGCCCCCGCGAGCGCCCCGCGCCCAAACGCCGAAATTCCATTGGGTTTTCATTAGTCCCCTCCAGTTTATGTCATCCGTTCCCCGGGGGCAACGCGCCCCCTCAGATACCTATACGCGGCCCGCCGCCCATTGGATTCCCGGCCCGCCCGCAGCCAAATGGTAAAATGGCCCCATGAACGATCTCGCCGTTGAACAAGCCAAAACCCTCTCCACCCCCCGCCGAACGTATGGCCTGCTGGCGCGCCTGTTGTTTCTGACCATGGACCTGGTTTACGGCCGCCGCCGGACCTTGAGCAAATTCAAAGTACTGGAAATCATCGCCCGGGTGCCCTACCAAGCCTGGGAGCACGTGGCCTACATCGCCATGACCCACACCTACGCCCAACCC
The window above is part of the Elusimicrobiota bacterium genome. Proteins encoded here:
- the msrA gene encoding peptide-methionine (S)-S-oxide reductase MsrA — its product is MTANPATKTETALATFAGGCFWCMQPPFEKLKGVEKVVVGYTGGKKANPTYDDVCTGTTGHAEAVQVTYRPSEISYQELLDVFWVNIDPTDFDGQFADKGSQYRTAIFYHDETQKKLAAVSKDKLVKSKKFDSPIATRIDPAETFYAAEEYHQDYYKKDPWRYKAYRAGSGRAGFLQKTWGADH